The Argentina anserina chromosome 5, drPotAnse1.1, whole genome shotgun sequence genome includes the window TCCCTGGATACTCTATAggaataagaagaaaaatggtTCTAATGCTAATGTGAGGAAATCTTAGGAATCTGGGTCTAGATTTGACATCTTTTAGGGTGGAGATGAAACTGGTAATGATGATGTGGTTCTAGACAAGCCTTCTGCTGATGCTCTGAAGATTGTTAAGCTATGGACTAGTTTCTAAGAGAATAAGAAGAAATGTCAGAAGTCTCCCCAGCACAAGAATGCTCCTAGCTCTAAGAACCTTGTGAACTTTGCTAATACTACCTCTCCTACATCTTTTAAGGTAAAATCTATTCCCATGAATAATTATAATTCTAGAACTGCTTTGACATATGTGTCTAATGTTGCTAGTTCAAGTGGCAAGGGGATCTCCCATTCTCTGATGAAACCCAAGAGTCTTAGCTCGTCTAGTTCTAAACCTTTGTCCCATGGTTTTAAGAAACTTTCTTTTGAAAATATGGGAACTAATGTGTTTGGAACTAGCACCTCAAATCTTTTTGGACACAGCCCGCCTAAGGAGAATATGATTGTGCAGAATGATATGGTCATTGTTGATGATTGTTCTGAATCTTTTGTTGATGAGACTTTTGCTTCTAATAGCATGTTGCAATATGATGGAACCTTGCCTTCCTATAATGGTGAAGGTATGGATGATGATAATTAGGGTGCTAACCCTCTTTTCCCATGCATTTCCAATGTTAAAGGTAATTTTTTGGAATGTCAGAGGTGCTGGCAGTAAGAGTTTTCGTTCTGCTATTGCAGATCTAGTGAAACTGCATAATGTTGATGTTTTAGCTATATGTGAACCTAGGGTTAAACTCCACAAGGCTTCTGACACTCTTAGGAACGTTGGTTTCAATGACTTCAGGATTGAGGAAAAATCTGGTTTTTTTGGTGTTATTTGGCTTTGTTAGAACAATCTCAGAACTAATGTTACTTTTCTTGCTAGGAATTTTCAATCTATTTCTGCTAAGATTTATATTCCTTCTAAAACTGCTTGGATGCTATCTGTGGTTTATGCCAGCCCTACTCACACTTCTAGAGCTGGTTTGTGGAGGTACTTTGAGAGCTTGGCTAATCAGTTTAAGCTCCCTACTATGTTTATTGGTGACTTCAATGAGCTTGTTTCAGTTGCTGACAATAATTCTAGACCTTTGACTGGGAGATTTGGTGGTCTGAGGGATTGGATTAACAGAGCTGCTTTGATTGATATGGGTTTTTCTGGTTCTTGTTATACATGGAGCAACAATAGAGTTAAGAAAAAACTTGATAGGGCTTTATGTGATATTAATTGGCGATCTACTTACCCTGATGCCTTCATCCAGCACTTGCCGAAAACAAGGTCTGATCATTGTCCTATTCTTATGCAATTAACTTCTAATAATTTTGTGAATGGTAGAGTTAGTCCCTTCAAGTTCCATGCTATGTGGTTTTCTCATGGTGATTACTCTGATTTTATTTCAACCACTTGGAATTCTCTTAATGGtgatttttcttcaaaaattaAGGATTTATCTTCTGCTCTCTCTACATGGAATAAGGAGATTTTTGGTCATCTTTTTCATAGGAAGAAAAAGATTCTTGCAAGGATTGGACGTATTCAGAAGGAAAGGGATAAGCATGAGAACTCTTTCTTAACTAACCTTAAAGATGATCTTATTAAGGAGTATCAAACCATTAGGGACCAGGAATACTTCTTTTGGAAGCAGAAATCAAGAACAAATTTCTCAAAGGTGGGGACATGTATACAAATTTGTTTCATATCACCACTCTTgttagaagaagaaggaacaaAATTGAGGGGTTCTTTAATGCTAATGGCAGATGGACCTCTGATTCTACTTAGATGAAAGATATTGCTGtcaaattattttctaatctCTTTTCTGCTAGTGATTATGAAGGTACAAGATTTATCATCCATTGGTTGTTTTCTGTTGTTGATAAGCATTGTATGGAGAGAACTTGTAGGGTTGTGACTCTTGATGAAGTTATGAATTCTCTCTTTTCCATTGGTGGTCTCAAGGCTCATAGGCATGATGGTTTTCTTTCCATTTTCTATCAGAATCATTGTTCTTTATATTCTGATGATATTTTTAAGATTGTGCAAAATGTTTTTGcaaattttgttttctctgcAGGTTTAAATCACACCATTATTCCCCTTATTCCAAAGATTGAAGGTCCTAAGTATATGGTTTAACTTCAGGCTTATCAGTCTATGCACtactatatataaaattatctctaaaatcattgttgCTAAAATTAGGCCTTTTATGGAACAATTGATTAGtctcaatcaagtgagttatATTCCACGCAGGCTCATCTCTGATAATATTATGATTGCTCAAGAGttacttttcaaattcaagaaatatGCAGGCAAATGTGGGTTTTTTGCTTGGAAGGTGGATATGTCTAAAGCCTATGACAGGTTAAGTTGGAATTTCATTGAAATGGTTCTTTATGAAGCTAAGTTCCCCAGATCTCTTGTCAAGTTAATCATGCATTGTGTGACATCCACAAGTTTTCAGATCTCTTTTAATGGTGAGTTGAGTTCATCTTTTCATGCCAAGAGAGGGATTAGGCAAGGAGATCCCCTTTCTCCTTACTTGTTTGTCCTCTGTATGGAGAAATTAAGTCATTTAATTCATTTTAATGTTGATCTGGGTCTTTGGAATGCTGTTAGACCTTCACAATCTGGTCTGAAAATGTCTCATTTATTCTTTGTTGATGACTTTATGCTCTTTGCTGAAGCCTCATCTACTCAGGTTAATATCTTCAAAACTTGTCTTGAtcagtttctctctctctctctctctctctctctctctctctctctggccAAGTAGTGAGCTACGAAAAGTCCCTCATCTATTGTTCACCTAACACTTGTAAGAATCTTTCTTCTAGAATTAGTTTTATTTGTGGCTCTCCTTTGACTAATGATCTTGGTAGGTATCTTGGTATGCTATTACTTCATGAGAGAGTTAATAAACATACTTACGCTGGAATTTTGGACAAGGTCTAATCTAGACTTGCTAGTTGGAAGAGTAAGACCCTAAGTATGGCTGGGAGGCTTACTCTTTTGCAATCTGTTACCTCTTCTATTCCTATATATGCAATGCAAACTGCTAGACTTTCTGAAAGCCTCTGCTCTAGACTTGATAAGGTAAATAAAGACTTTCTTTGACGTGATTCTATTGAGAATAATAaaatccattttgttaattggGATACTGTATGTAAACCTAAACCTCTTGGTGGTCTGGGGATTAAAAAGACTGCTGACATGAACCTTGCCATGTTTGCTAAAGCCAGTTTGAGAATCTTACAAAATGACAATGGGTTATGACATTCcatttattctaaaaagtATCTCCAAGACTCTTGTCTTTTGGATCATCAATTCAAACCTCCTTCAGATTGCTCTAGTACTTGGAGGAGTATTGCTTATGGCTCGGCTGTGATCAAAAAATGTATTAAATGGCGCATTGGTGATGGTAAAAAGGTTCATTTTTGCACTGATATTTGGGTGGGTTCTAGTCCTCTAATTAATCATGCTTTGCCTTCTACTGATGTTAATATTCATGCCCATGTTTGTGAGTTTTGGAATACTCATGGGGTGGAATATTGATCTTATTTCTTCTCTTGTGTCTGACCTGGTGGTTAACCAAATTATTAATACTCCTACTGGCTTTTTTGGTTGTGGAGAAGACTCTATTATCTGGAGATGTACTTCTAATGATAATTTTTCTGTTAGCTCTGCctatttactgaattttgaTGTTTCTAATGATCTGAATCCTTTGTGGAAAATAATATGGAAACTGAACATCCCTCCCAAGTTAATTAAAAACTTTTGTTTGGACCATGATTCACAAAAAGCTTCTGTGTAATGTTCAAAGAGCCTGGAGAAATTTTACTAATATCAAGACTTGTCCTCTTTGCAATTTGGCTGATGAGACCATTCTGCACATGCTTAGAGATTATCCCAAGGTGAAGCACATATGGGGTTTGTTTCTCACTCCTAGATCCCTTTTAAATTCATTTTCCTTAGAGTGGGATAGCCGGTTGAGAGCTCAACTTAATTGTCACTTATTAGTTAAGAATAATATCAATTGGTCTTGTTGCTTTGTGTTCATTTGTTGGTATATTTGGAAGTGGAGAAATAAGCAGGTGTTTGATATTGGATTTCAGTTTACTCTGTCCCCTAAAGTCATTATATGGAATGCAATTAAGGAATGGACTAGTGCAAATATGAAgtaaaatgttgattttatTTACATCTATAAGTTCTTTTCCTGGAAAAAGCCTTCTTCTGATTTTCATAAGTTGAACATTGATGGCACTAGAAGTTCCTCTTCTGGTATGATCAGAGTTGGTGGTGTTATCGGAGATGAAAATGGATGTTGGCTATATGGTTTTCAGATTAATCTTAGTAAAGAGGAAATTCTTGATGTTGAAGCTTGGGGCCTCTTCTATGGCGTTAAAATGACTTCTACTCTTCAGATTTCTAAATTTGAAATTGAGTCTGACTCTATAGTTCTTATTCATCATCTTGGTTCTTTGATACAAGGCTGTCACAATTTTATGAGCAACATAATTCTTCCTCTCTGTGTTATATTTTTAGAAAATCCAACATGACAGCTGATTTCTTGCCAAGAATAGTATTCTGCATGACAAAAGTCTGGTGCAATTTGACTTTCCCCCAATCCATGCTTCTCAATTCTATTTGGATGATCTTGTGGATGTGACTAAAGCTAGAAGAGTTTGTTCTTCTAGCATTTCttagtttctttttgttttggttcttTTGAGCATcgtttgtaacaaaaaaaacgtTGCGAAGAGATTTTAGGGAAAtaaaaatttgtttttattgtattttgtttattaCTCATTTgtcctttatttatttaaatatatttcaACATACATAATTTATGGTATAAGGGTTGAGTCGTATTTTCACATGTGTTTTGATTGACAAAGTCTATTTATGGTTATTAGAGTATAGatataaataattttcagAGAATATTACAGTCGTATTACTATTATTTTCAATGTAAAAGAAAGTGATAATCATTTTTTACTGTTTactatttactattgcatttagCCGATTAATGTGTACTCGGTTATGCACAATTGATGTTCAAATTAGGGCATGCTTGAATCTAGTTGTAATGAGTTGCAACGCCTAAATGAGGGTTTGGTTGTTCACTAATCAATATTCCTTACATAGTGTAGTTTGATTCTTGCCTAAATTCTGGCAGTTTgatttaatgaaaatttaaaaagaGGTTTGGTGTTCAAATTGAATCGTAAACTGTGTTGCAAGCGGGTGTACTTCTCTCGATCAACAAGTATGTTGATGAGCTAAGTGTCGAATGAGTCAAAACTCAATTACTATTTAAGAAACTAGCAGATTCTAGAAACAAATGCACCTTCCCATTTTGGATAAACAACCAAGACCAAATTTATTGGTCCAACGAACTAGTAATGTGACATCTCTAAAATGTGGgtattgaaaattttaaatgaGTCAAATTTCAGTGACTATATATGATCTTTTGGctagaaaatgagaaaaaaaaaacacgcaTTCCCTGTTATATATGAAAATGCCAACTAGCTGAGACCAATCTGTTGGTCTAATGAAAAGTCGAAAACAAACATAGGTGAGTTAGGTGTCAAATGAGTCAAAACGCGGTcactatatataattttttcctTAAAATGAGGAACAAATTCAGGAAACAAAAATGCACATTCCCGTTTTAGATAAGAAGGCAACTAAATTCATTGGCCCAAGGGAAACAATATAAAAACCAAGTACCATTAGCCTCTGAGGCTAAAGAGGAAGACATGGCAGATAGACGCAGGGCGCCCACACAGGTACGACTTAAGATTACCCCGATTGCTTTCTTTGATTTAATTTTCAATACTCAGCTTCTCTGTTTCATTTTCATTCGTTGATCATCGTTATTTCACTGTATACCATTGTCTGAGTCGTCtatttcataattttcatTAGTCCTGAATCTCTTTCATGTCTGGTTACAAATATAACTGGAGTAGCTGAAAAGGTCCTTTATATTTCGCTCCTCTAAACATATTCATGTCTGGATCTGATTGCAATTGCTGAAATTCTTGACAAATTACTTATTTCATAAATCCATACTTCTATATTACCAATTTACCATGTTTGGTTTCGGAAATTGAATTGTTCACCATTTAAGTATTGGTAGTAATACAAATCATACAATCACGATTTATGCGACTGTCATGTGTTATAACTACAGTTATGTTTGATCACCCATGACATGGGCATAAAAGTGTGGTAATTTTACTAGCAACACTTCGGTGATAagtaaatttattttgtttcatcTATGGTTGACGAAAATTGTTCTTTGATTATGTTTATATCATTGTGTGTTACGTTGTTAAACTGTGAATGAATCAGACAGATACCCAAAACCCGTTTAAAATACCTGAAAATAaccaaatttttatattttcaaaacCCAAATGCTAGTGTTCAattttcacaaagaaaaatgctAGTGTTCAAATGTCCTCACAATTTGGTCTTGATTCATCTGTCACTTGGCTAGTTTGATTGAAATGGCAGTATTAATAGCTCTAAAGTCTTGCTAGATGGCCctgtatttttttgttgttctAAACGGGATGTATGGTCTGTTAACTAGTTCCTTATCTTCTAGCTGAGAAGGCTTTAGCTATAGCAACTTGATGAAGTTTTGAAGAATTTTGGATTAAAATGCAGCTACTGTAGAAATTTTATGGATATCGGAGCAGCTTACATCGACGGTTCTGAGCAGCTGGCAGCTACAAGGGAGTTGCTCATTGCAATTTCTAACCTGGTTGGTGATCAGGTCTGTGATCTGAGTTTCGTGCCTGTAGATGGTGTTGTAGTTTCAAATGCTGATGTATCTGATGAGCAGTACCGGTCTGAACTGATTTCTATTTCCAATGTGGAGTCCCatgatatataaatacaaGTGTACAACTCATGAGCTTCCCCTGGGAAGCCATAAAGATTACCAAAGCCAGGTTTCCCTCCAGTTTTATCAACTACATTCATAGATTTAGTTATTTCAGTCATTTCTCATATCAAATGTAACTTAATAGACACCTGGTGTCATTAGTGTGATAAACCGTATAAGGATAATGATGAATGGTAATGGTTCTTGGTTTCTCCATGCTGAgttattttttctattttatgcTATATATGTGAGAAGTCAAAATATCTATTAAGCTGGGagactagctagctagcacaTATACAGAACAGAAAACTTTTTATTACCTATGCGAGACAGGTCAAACTTGAAACAACAATTTCTAGGGTATGGAAGAGGAGGAaccaaaaggagtctgtaaacaaattaaagatcAAATTTCACCAAAACCAAGATCACCAAGTGCACTGCCAGTACTGGTAGCAACCTTTTGCATCTTCTGCAAATGAACTTCTGCAAAAGGTTTGGCATcacacatatatacatatataggaTCATATTGCTTGTTATCAGTTGATTCTTTCAGGTTTTGTGATTATACTGGTGCAGTGGTGTATCCATTAAACAAATAtgcaaattttatttttggtagTGTTAGCTGGTTAGATCATGTCAGGTACTCTGGGCAGAGAAATTAAGAGTAGGTAACCACTCCAAACAAACAACTAAAAAAATCGTATatgcatgaatgcataattggcttgatattcaacatgtcttcccaGTAACCTTCAGATGTTCATATATTTAGGCACACTGTCACTTTCCAGTAGCAGATGCAGCTGTACGCTAATTTATTGTTTATTTCGTTTAATCAATGCTGCCGATGGCTTTAGATCGAGGAGCCAATTGAGACCCAgcttattgtttttgtttatttataagtaaataaaaaaaagggtaTTGCACGGCTGATATTTTAATCAAGCGTTTATTTATTTGGCCTTAGAGGAATCCCCATGAGACCCCCGCTTAGTGCTATAAGATTGTCAACACTTGCCTAAACTTGTAACAAAGAACCCAGAGAAGTCGAAGATGGAGGAGTTGGCCGGGTTTCTGGTGTTTGGTTTGCACAACTGCAGTTGGTGGTTTTGTTGttctagttttgattctaaGGAGAGCAAATGAGTGGTACTTAGTGAGCAGCTTGGGGGAAAACCAGTCTAGTCTGCCTCCAGGTGATATGGGGTGGCCTTTCATTGAAAAACCATGTCCTTCCTCTACTCTCTAAAATATGGCCATCCTGATTCATTCGTCTCCAACTATGTCAAAAGGTCTGTCTCTCCTTTCTCTCCTCACTTTAAATCCAAACTGTTTGATCATGTTCATTGTAACCATGTAGTGAATGTCTGGAAGTGCTAAAAACACAGTTGGTAGCATATATTTGGCAGAAACAGCAAGGACTTTTTAATGCTAGTACTTCCACATTTCATTCCTGGAAGGACTTTTATTTTCCAACAAAATACAGCTGCTACAAGCTCTCTTGCTCTCCCGCTCTTTCGTTAGAGAGCTTGTAGCAGAAATGTTATGGAGAAAAATCACTTCCTTTATATGAGAGCAGAAGCTACTAATGTGCTGATTGTGTATTTACGTAATTGCTTGGATAATGGATACTTCAACACCCAGTTTGGGGTAGTTAACTTGAAACATAAGCAGCTGTAGCTTGAGCTTAGCTGCTTTTTAGCAAATTATAAGTTATATTATATGTTGTGCGACATTTTTGACTCGAGTCATGGCAAATGTAGAAGGATGTGTAATGTGTTGATATATTCCGAAGGGACTTGAAAGGTTTAAGCTCCAAATTGAAGGGCATGTGATGATCATCAAAACTCTATTATGCTTAATGTTTAATGCTGGGAGTTTCTGATGTTAATACATCTAACTTCTCTATTGGTACACCAGATATGGTCAGACAGGAATTTACAAGACCTATTTGTTTGGAAAACCAACTATCATTGCTACCGCACCTGAAATATGTAGAAAGATCTTAACTGATGATACACAATTTAAGGCTGGCTGGCCAAAATCCACTACAGAACTATTGGGAAAGTCGGCATTTATGGGTAGTTCTGTGGAAGAACACAAGCAGCTTCGCAAGCTGACCGCAGCTCCAATTAGCGGTCACAAGGCACTGTCTATGTACCATGAATACATAAAGGATGTTGTAAGAACTTCATTGGATGAGGAACCAATTGAGTTCTTGACAGAGATCAGGAAGTTAACTTTCAAAATAGTCATGCACATATTTCTGAGCTCTGATATTGGTCCCATGTTGCAGAACTTAGAAAAAGATTATACTACTCTCAATCATGGACAAAGATCCATGGCCATTAATCTTCCTGGCTTTGCTTATCATAATGCACTCAAGGTCAGATTCCTTTGTTTCACTTCATATTTTTACTTTCTCGATACTGTTGTGAAACGTTTATTCAGTTCAACAAGATAAGAGTTTATTGCAAAGTAGAAAAACACTGCATTACATCATTAACAGAGAATCTAGATACCCTAGccttattatatatgtatctgATTATGTCCACTGAAAACGTTTGACTAGTTTCATTGATATTCTTGCATGAATCAGGCTAGGAAAAGGTTGGTTAAGGCTCTTCAAGTGATTGTTAATCGAAGAAGGGATAGAAAGGAGGGTAGTCGATCAAGGGAAACAAAAGATTTGCTGGAGTTGTTACTGGAAGCCGAAGATGAGAGTAGAAAGCTATATGATGAGGAGATCATAGACATAATCCTTATGTACTTAAATGCTGGTCATGAATCTTCAGCTCATGCCACAATGTGGGCTACTCTCTTCTTACACCAAAATCCAGAATTCTACCAAAAAGCGAAGGTGGGTAGGTGCCGATTGTCTGTACAGAAATTGTTAGTGAGGAGACCAATTGCTTGGAAACCAAGTTAATCTGAAGTGTGTTATAAGTTTTTATACAGTCGCTAGATCCTTCCTTCCAGTAATGAACCACGGTTATCTTTCTCAATGAGACTTTGTTTAATGTTGTTCTAAATTACCTAACTTTCAGGCAGAGCAAGAGGAGATCTTTAAAAGCTTATCAGCAGAAAATGGATTGAGCTTTAAAGAGACTAAACAGATGGAGTACCTTTCTAAAGTAAGTACTCTGTGCCAAATATAGCATCCTATGTTTTAGCAATTGCCTCTGATTTCAacttcaacaattaacacttaTCAATGCCTGGCGAAAAGGTAATTGATGAAACTATGTGCTTGGTTAATATCTTGCTGTATACTTACCGAGGCTGCAGCTGATGTTAAAATCTCAGGTGAAGCAATTAATCTCTCTTACTTTCTCCATTTCTTGTTCTATCTGTTTCTTGTATGGAAAACTAGAAACTGTTGTGTCTTCAAGGTAACTCAATACCAAAGGGATGGAAAGTGATGATCTGGTTCAGAGGAATTCTTGAACTCAGAAATTTATCAAGATCCAAAGAAGTTCAATCCCTCAAGATGGAATGTAAGCGAGATAATTCACAGAATTAGGTATCTTTGTATAGCATATTCATGAATTTATGCATTAAAAGTATGACTGAGCAACGTTCTccatctcacaaatgaaaatgtCTCGCCTTTTATTGGTTTCTATCTGTAGGAAAGTAAAGCAAAGGCAGGGACGTACATTCCCTTTGGAATAGGAAGTAGGCAATGCCCTGGAAGTGATTTGACAAAGCTTGAAATCACTACATTTCTTCACTATTTTCTCCTAAATTATGAGTAAGTTCCCTTGCTTCTCATTTCTCAAAGGTTATCAATTTAAGTTGAATTATTAGATTCAAATTACTGATTTAAATCAATACATCCAAATGGAAAATGCAATGGTCCATTTGGAGGGTGAGAGCATGAGACTATTaaccttatgcttgatacTTATCCATGAACTTTCAAATGATTCATTATACCTAATCGCTAATTGAAGTAATTTGAAATTCAGTGTATCGAATATCTTGTAATCCTTTTCCTAGCTCCAACCAATTCTTCCATCCAAATGTACTTGTCATACTATTATTTAAATCTGTATGACTCTGAAAAAGCAACCAGAAAAACGATAAATAATAGTCTCTGACACAGAACTGCTTGAGTGCAGGCTCGAACGACTTAATCCGGGATGTGTAGTGAGCTACTTACCTCATACAAGACCCAAAGACAATTGTCTTGCAAACATTAAGAGGGttcgatcatcatcatcatctataTAATTTCTCCTCCTTTTGTATCACGAACATGTAGTTATGTAACTAGCTACTGCTTCCCTTGATTCGATGTTTGTCTAGTGAAAACAATACTAACAGTACAAGACATTTAAATAAAATAGTTGGGGGTAGACTTCTTCAAGTACGATTTCCCTTGTTTTGTTAAGCGAAATCTCAGTACCAAGCATAGTCCAAGATAAGCAATGCAATCAAGAGATAGACAGATGATACATAGTACACTTGAAAAGGAAATGAGGGAAAACACATTTAACTTGAAAACCTGCAATTTCGTTATTATATTTTGACAAGAACTTATCAAACAAGATTCTTAAACATATGAAAATCAGTCGGTTCAAGATTACTTGACCTGCAAGATTTTGATTACATTCTAGTGAGCTGCATCTTCTTCCTCACAGAATTTCGTGTATTCTTTAGGACCCAGCAAGGATTCTAGTTCTGAAGGATTGCTGGGTTTCACCTTGATCATCCATCCATCTTCATATGGACTTGTGTTGATCTTCATCAGAATATACAATGAATGAGGGTTAACACAgcaaatttcaaattcaaacatAACCTATATTATGTCGTCAAAATGTCAATCCGAAAATATGCACTTTTTTGGTTGGTAGTTCAGATCGACAGTCGAACAACTTAACATGTCATGTTTCGTGGTTACTGAAAGTATATGTCCGAAGTTAAGGGAAAGCAATTACCAAGCCAGGTGTTTCACTAAGCTTCGGGTTAACCTCAACAACCTCACCAGAGATTGGAGAATTTACATCACTGGTTGCTTTCACACTTTCAACATTCCCAAAACTGGTGCTTTGGGAGACTGCTGTACCCTTTTCTGGCAgctccacaaacaccacttcACCAAGATGGTCCTGAAACAAAAAAGCTTCAACTAGTTAATCTATATGCTACTTCAAACCTCACATCACAGATTGGTTAACGAAAAAAGTTTGTTCATCAAATAAGATTTGCAGTTCTGCATCATTTGCCCATATACAGTATACCATTTATTTGTAAAACATAGCACTAACCTGAGCATGGTCAGTGATACCAATAGTGGCAACTGAGCCTTCATGCTTCACCCATTCATGTGAAGATGCATACTTCAACCCTTCCAGAACTGCAAATCCAACATAAACCGAGAAAGAACATACAATTCTTTCAAAGCATACCAAATAATACAAATCCAAACCCTGAGTTTATTCTGTTTTAAtatgccaaaaaaaaagttcattcTGTTTTAAAACCTATAATAAATTTACATAACCAACACTTCAGAGAGACTAATCACACATGCATTAGCAACATTGATACCAGTTGAAAAGCAAGGAACTTTATAATCTAGACCACACTTCTAGCTGACCCTTGGCACTAGAAGtaaaaaaagacaaaaaaaaaaagagccaTTGAGAAAGTGGGAGGTAGTACCA containing:
- the LOC126794197 gene encoding glycine cleavage system H protein, mitochondrial, yielding MALRMWASSTANALRISGASRAQLSPAFSISRCFSTVLEGLKYASSHEWVKHEGSVATIGITDHAQDHLGEVVFVELPEKGTAVSQSTSFGNVESVKATSDVNSPISGEVVEVNPKLSETPGLINTSPYEDGWMIKVKPSNPSELESLLGPKEYTKFCEEEDAAH